One stretch of Paenibacillus sp. AN1007 DNA includes these proteins:
- a CDS encoding DUF1572 family protein, with amino-acid sequence MDTNQLFLETAEKQFIYYKQLGERAMAQLEPEQLFQTWNEDTNSIAVIVKHLWGNMRSRWTDVLTTDGEKPWRERDAEFVGDFHTREELLAKWEEGWGCLLGALRSITPEQMSRIIYIRNEGHTIMEAIMRQLAHYPYHVGQIIHIAKMLKQASWDSLSIPRSGSDSYNKGKFSKPKTTKHFTEDELHMEKRD; translated from the coding sequence ATGGATACGAATCAGCTCTTTTTGGAGACAGCCGAGAAACAGTTTATCTATTACAAGCAGCTTGGCGAACGCGCGATGGCGCAGCTGGAGCCGGAGCAGTTATTCCAAACGTGGAATGAAGATACCAATAGTATTGCAGTGATTGTTAAACACTTGTGGGGCAATATGAGATCACGGTGGACGGATGTGCTGACAACGGATGGAGAGAAGCCATGGCGTGAACGCGACGCTGAATTTGTTGGTGATTTTCATACCCGGGAAGAGCTGCTTGCCAAGTGGGAAGAGGGCTGGGGCTGTCTGCTTGGAGCACTGCGTTCGATAACTCCGGAGCAAATGTCCCGGATCATATATATTCGGAATGAAGGCCATACCATCATGGAAGCCATTATGCGGCAGTTGGCACATTATCCTTATCATGTGGGGCAGATTATTCATATTGCCAAAATGCTGAAGCAAGCCTCGTGGGATAGTCTTTCTATACCACGAAGTGGATCGGACAGCTATAACAAAGGCAAATTTTCCAAGCCAAAAACAACAAAACATTTTACAGAGGACGAGCTTCATATGGAAAAGAGGGACTAA
- a CDS encoding DUF952 domain-containing protein — MIYSIISRSLWDEVSKGDTYAPESLQTDGFIHCSTAAQIPWVAGQYYAGRTDLLLLGIEERALKAELIYEDLYELNELFPHIYGELNLDAVSRVINFEPNADGTFSFPA, encoded by the coding sequence ATGATCTACAGTATTATTTCCCGTTCGTTATGGGACGAAGTTTCCAAAGGAGATACGTACGCACCGGAAAGTCTCCAGACCGACGGCTTTATTCATTGTTCCACAGCAGCTCAGATTCCATGGGTAGCCGGGCAGTATTATGCGGGCCGTACCGACCTCCTGCTGCTTGGGATTGAAGAGAGAGCTTTGAAGGCGGAACTGATTTATGAAGATCTATATGAGTTAAACGAGCTTTTTCCACACATCTATGGAGAGTTAAACCTGGATGCTGTAAGTAGAGTCATCAATTTTGAACCGAATGCAGATGGCACGTTTTCTTTTCCGGCATAA
- a CDS encoding GNAT family N-acetyltransferase, with translation MNVDKLFAASPEFETERLYLRRLTMDDLDPYFAFASDPKVSEQSLWQCHQTKEDSIGYLERVLRNYEQKTVYLWAFVLKETGQLIGRGGIFNLDESMQRAEMGYAIASSYWGRGLAVEAMQPVVDYCFEELDCNRLEGRCNAGNIGSARVMEKLGMVQEGLLRKQLKIKGVFTDQKLYARIRDDL, from the coding sequence ATGAATGTAGACAAACTTTTTGCGGCATCACCGGAATTTGAAACGGAGCGGCTGTACCTCAGACGGCTTACGATGGATGATCTGGATCCATATTTTGCGTTCGCATCTGATCCGAAAGTAAGTGAGCAGAGCTTGTGGCAGTGCCATCAGACGAAGGAAGATTCCATCGGTTATTTGGAACGGGTGCTGCGAAACTATGAGCAAAAAACGGTCTATCTCTGGGCCTTTGTGCTAAAAGAGACAGGACAGCTGATCGGTAGAGGCGGAATTTTTAATCTGGATGAATCCATGCAGCGCGCTGAAATGGGGTATGCTATCGCCAGCTCGTATTGGGGCAGGGGACTGGCTGTAGAAGCGATGCAGCCTGTCGTGGATTATTGCTTTGAGGAGCTGGACTGCAATCGGCTGGAAGGAAGATGCAACGCGGGTAATATTGGCTCTGCACGTGTAATGGAAAAGCTGGGCATGGTGCAGGAAGGATTGCTGCGCAAGCAGTTGAAAATAAAAGGTGTGTTTACCGACCAGAAATTGTACGCCCGCATTCGGGATGATCTATAA
- a CDS encoding DUF2809 domain-containing protein: MKNRLVYVTALIITMAAGLASRKYGEFLPQWIYDHFGDALWAGMIYFGVRAVCIHWGRAGAVLASVTFSFFIEFSQMIHVPWLNHLRSTVWGALILGQGFLVIDLIRYLIGILCVYIVDRFLLSQVMKS; encoded by the coding sequence ATGAAAAATAGATTGGTATACGTAACTGCCTTGATCATAACGATGGCAGCAGGACTGGCCTCTAGAAAATATGGAGAATTCTTGCCGCAATGGATATACGATCATTTTGGAGACGCACTCTGGGCAGGCATGATCTATTTCGGTGTGCGTGCAGTCTGTATCCATTGGGGCCGTGCAGGTGCAGTACTGGCAAGTGTCACGTTCAGCTTCTTTATTGAATTCTCGCAGATGATTCACGTACCTTGGCTGAATCATCTGCGTTCTACGGTATGGGGAGCACTGATTCTGGGCCAGGGATTTCTTGTCATAGATTTGATTAGATACCTGATCGGGATTTTGTGTGTTTATATCGTAGACCGATTTTTGCTGAGTCAAGTGATGAAGTCCTGA
- a CDS encoding GrpB family protein, which produces MTEHLKPENWPAWATEPVEVVEANASWRVQAQEEMKQLRDLLQHLDIHTFEHIGSTSVPGLPAKPIIDLMGAVQSWDDISLITKRLHPAGWNYVPPELDGREYRRFWVRVKDEKRAVHLHLMRSGEERWERQIRFRDVLRERPELVKAYAALKLRLADENKDDREAYTKAKTEFITQVLDGRL; this is translated from the coding sequence ATGACGGAACATCTGAAACCGGAGAATTGGCCTGCGTGGGCCACCGAACCAGTAGAGGTTGTAGAAGCTAACGCTTCCTGGAGAGTACAGGCTCAAGAAGAAATGAAGCAGTTAAGAGATCTTTTACAACACCTAGACATACATACATTCGAACATATTGGGAGCACGTCCGTGCCGGGTCTGCCTGCCAAACCGATCATTGATTTAATGGGGGCCGTGCAGTCTTGGGATGATATCTCTCTTATTACCAAGCGGCTTCATCCTGCCGGCTGGAATTATGTTCCGCCTGAACTGGATGGCCGGGAGTATAGGCGTTTCTGGGTCAGAGTCAAGGATGAAAAGAGGGCAGTGCACCTTCATCTCATGCGTTCAGGTGAGGAACGCTGGGAGCGTCAGATTCGATTTCGGGATGTGCTCAGAGAGCGGCCGGAATTGGTCAAGGCATACGCAGCACTAAAGTTGAGGCTTGCTGATGAGAATAAAGATGACAGAGAAGCATATACCAAGGCTAAAACCGAATTTATTACACAGGTTCTGGATGGGCGATTGTAG
- a CDS encoding Ig-like domain-containing protein produces the protein MNRMKWVLRGLLALVITLTAVIPASAWAAAGDITSIEITGGSSKMMSVGETASYQVMAAVEGFDNKQDVTGGVTWSTSNSAVVTITKGKVKAIAAGEAVIIAQVDGVKAQVAVQVQDKIKSIKASPKSYSFVKGNEGALPKVSITRANGKEEDVTSDIVWTVSNNLAVLENGKIKGVTPGRVLLQGKYGSTTVKVPVVVTDIITKVEITPTAVQLNLKKSKALKVTGTYSNGKKVNLSKSIVWTSSNPGVAAVKNGSVKALTEGQATLTGTYQNQTVTVTVTVVPTLQKLIMGQKSLVLSPQSSITLGVMAKYDTGKTTMVTSSAVWSSSKPGVASVTNGKIVAVSKGKTIVSAKWGNKKVTIPVTVK, from the coding sequence ATGAATAGAATGAAATGGGTGCTTCGAGGCTTGCTTGCTCTGGTTATAACACTCACCGCTGTGATACCTGCGTCTGCTTGGGCTGCAGCTGGTGATATAACTTCAATTGAAATTACAGGCGGCAGCTCCAAGATGATGAGTGTAGGTGAAACAGCGTCCTATCAGGTGATGGCGGCGGTTGAAGGTTTTGATAACAAACAGGATGTTACCGGCGGAGTGACTTGGTCCACCAGCAATTCCGCTGTCGTTACGATTACCAAGGGCAAAGTGAAGGCGATTGCTGCAGGCGAAGCAGTCATTATTGCACAAGTGGACGGAGTCAAAGCTCAAGTGGCTGTTCAGGTTCAGGACAAAATTAAAAGTATCAAGGCTTCACCTAAGTCGTACAGCTTTGTCAAAGGAAACGAAGGTGCACTGCCAAAGGTAAGTATTACACGGGCAAATGGAAAAGAAGAGGATGTCACATCCGATATCGTATGGACTGTATCCAATAACTTGGCTGTGCTCGAAAATGGAAAGATCAAAGGGGTCACTCCTGGCCGGGTGCTGCTGCAGGGGAAATATGGGTCAACCACGGTTAAGGTGCCTGTAGTGGTGACGGACATTATAACCAAGGTGGAAATCACACCTACAGCAGTACAGCTCAATCTCAAGAAGTCCAAGGCACTTAAAGTTACGGGAACCTATTCTAATGGGAAAAAGGTGAATTTATCCAAATCCATTGTCTGGACCTCATCCAATCCCGGTGTGGCTGCGGTGAAAAATGGTTCGGTCAAAGCGTTGACGGAAGGACAAGCAACCTTGACAGGTACGTATCAAAACCAGACTGTGACTGTAACCGTCACTGTGGTGCCAACGCTCCAGAAGCTGATTATGGGTCAGAAGAGCCTGGTCTTGTCTCCACAATCCAGCATTACGCTGGGTGTGATGGCTAAATATGATACAGGGAAAACAACGATGGTTACAAGCAGTGCCGTGTGGAGCAGTTCCAAGCCGGGCGTTGCTTCAGTGACCAATGGCAAGATTGTTGCTGTGTCCAAGGGAAAGACGATTGTGTCTGCCAAATGGGGAAATAAAAAAGTGACGATACCCGTAACAGTAAAATAA
- the serS gene encoding serine--tRNA ligase, with product MLDMKWVRAHAEEVQAAADGKKIKIDIAALIQRDDERKVLLQHTEEGRRLRNTLSADIGKLMQTGEREQAENMRAKVKQLNKQLEQEEAKLAQIQEEVTRLQWLVPNVVSPDTPVGRSDEDNVELRRVGDLPVFEYAARDHVELGEMHELIDIPRGVKIGGTRSYVLKGAGLMLHRAVQQLALDLLLKQGFTPMEVPLMVREDALVNTGFFPTGRDQVYELQGEDKWLVGTSEVPLVSYYADEVIDVKQPVKLAAVSTCFRSEVGSGGRDVRGLYRVHQFAKVEQVILCAPDAVESERMLQEITEHAEELLQLLELPYRVVAVCTGDMSQKTYKQYDIETWMPSRGAYGETHSSSNLHDFQARRSNIRCLDEDGRLVYCHTLNNTAVASPRILIPLLENHQLADGSIHIPAALRPYMGGAERLILPVREQDNEL from the coding sequence ATGTTAGATATGAAGTGGGTTCGGGCACATGCAGAAGAGGTTCAGGCCGCAGCAGACGGGAAAAAGATCAAGATTGATATTGCCGCGTTGATACAGCGGGATGACGAGCGCAAAGTGCTTCTGCAGCATACAGAAGAAGGACGCCGCCTGCGCAATACACTGTCGGCAGATATCGGGAAACTTATGCAGACAGGTGAGCGTGAGCAGGCGGAGAACATGAGGGCGAAGGTAAAACAGCTTAATAAACAGCTTGAGCAGGAGGAAGCGAAACTTGCGCAGATTCAGGAAGAAGTGACCCGATTGCAGTGGCTGGTTCCAAATGTCGTGTCGCCAGATACTCCTGTGGGCAGATCGGATGAAGATAATGTAGAGCTGCGCCGAGTGGGGGATCTTCCAGTGTTTGAATACGCCGCAAGAGACCATGTGGAACTTGGAGAAATGCATGAACTCATTGATATTCCGCGCGGCGTGAAGATCGGCGGCACTCGAAGTTATGTATTAAAGGGTGCTGGCCTGATGCTGCACCGGGCTGTACAGCAGCTTGCGCTGGATCTGCTGCTGAAGCAGGGTTTCACACCTATGGAGGTTCCGCTCATGGTCAGAGAGGACGCTTTGGTGAACACTGGATTCTTCCCGACAGGCCGAGATCAGGTGTATGAGCTGCAGGGTGAGGACAAATGGCTTGTCGGTACATCGGAGGTACCGCTGGTTTCGTATTATGCGGATGAGGTCATTGATGTGAAGCAGCCGGTGAAGCTGGCAGCCGTATCGACGTGTTTTCGCAGTGAAGTAGGGTCGGGTGGACGTGATGTGCGGGGATTGTACCGTGTGCATCAGTTTGCCAAGGTGGAGCAGGTCATCCTGTGCGCGCCGGATGCGGTGGAATCGGAACGTATGCTGCAGGAGATTACGGAACATGCGGAGGAACTGCTGCAGCTGCTTGAACTGCCATATCGTGTGGTGGCAGTATGTACGGGTGATATGTCCCAGAAGACATACAAACAGTATGACATCGAAACCTGGATGCCAAGCCGCGGGGCATATGGTGAGACGCATTCGTCGTCGAATCTGCATGATTTTCAGGCTCGCCGTTCGAACATTCGCTGTCTTGATGAGGATGGCAGGCTGGTGTACTGCCATACACTCAACAATACAGCCGTGGCTTCGCCGCGTATTCTAATCCCGCTGCTGGAGAATCACCAGCTGGCTGACGGGAGCATTCATATTCCGGCAGCCCTGCGGCCGTATATGGGCGGAGCCGAACGTTTGATTTTGCCAGTACGTGAGCAGGATAACGAATTGTAG
- a CDS encoding ABC transporter substrate-binding protein, translated as MKWRKTMGLLLMCVLLITAAACGGKETAPVEQKGAASSGKTNDDSGAALKDVKVVLDWTPNTNHTGLYAAVDQGFYKAAGLNVEIVQPGAGGADTMVASGEVPFGVSYQESVTQARTQDVPLVSIAAVIQHNTSGFAAPVDRKIKSPKDFEGKTYGGWGSPVEEAVMQSIMEGEGADVSKVKNINMGDADFFTAVKRDIDFAWIFYAWTGIEAELRGEPIDMLYVKDYAKALDYYTPVLVTNEQTIQKDPELVKAFLKATSEGYQYAIDHPEEAANILIKAVPDLDKELVVASQKWLSPKYKDDAPRWGEQKEDVWKNYTDWMFSKKLLDKKIDVTKAYTNEFLPQ; from the coding sequence ATGAAATGGCGTAAAACAATGGGATTGTTACTCATGTGTGTACTGCTGATAACCGCAGCTGCATGTGGTGGCAAAGAAACGGCTCCAGTTGAGCAGAAAGGTGCGGCCAGTTCAGGGAAAACGAACGATGACAGTGGCGCTGCACTGAAAGATGTGAAGGTCGTGCTCGACTGGACGCCTAATACGAATCATACCGGTCTGTACGCAGCAGTGGATCAGGGTTTTTATAAAGCTGCTGGCTTGAATGTAGAGATTGTACAACCAGGTGCCGGCGGTGCAGATACGATGGTTGCCTCGGGTGAAGTGCCGTTTGGCGTCAGCTACCAGGAGAGTGTAACTCAGGCCCGCACGCAGGATGTTCCACTGGTGTCCATTGCAGCAGTTATTCAGCATAATACATCCGGTTTTGCCGCTCCGGTAGATCGCAAGATCAAATCCCCCAAAGACTTTGAAGGTAAAACTTACGGCGGCTGGGGTTCTCCGGTAGAAGAAGCCGTGATGCAGTCCATTATGGAGGGCGAAGGTGCTGATGTATCCAAAGTTAAAAACATTAACATGGGCGATGCCGATTTCTTCACAGCCGTGAAACGGGACATTGATTTTGCCTGGATCTTCTACGCTTGGACAGGAATTGAGGCTGAACTGCGCGGGGAGCCGATTGACATGTTATATGTGAAGGATTATGCCAAAGCGCTGGACTATTACACCCCTGTGCTTGTAACCAACGAGCAAACGATTCAGAAGGACCCTGAACTGGTGAAAGCTTTCCTGAAGGCCACTTCTGAAGGATACCAATATGCGATTGATCACCCTGAAGAAGCAGCGAATATTTTGATTAAAGCTGTACCCGATCTGGACAAGGAATTAGTAGTGGCAAGCCAGAAATGGCTCAGCCCGAAATATAAGGATGATGCACCGCGCTGGGGTGAACAAAAGGAAGACGTATGGAAAAACTACACCGACTGGATGTTCAGCAAGAAACTGCTGGATAAAAAGATTGATGTAACGAAAGCCTATACGAACGAGTTTTTACCACAATAA
- a CDS encoding MTH1187 family thiamine-binding protein gives MASTLLSIQVIPKTPNGENSYPYVDRAIEVIQQSGLKYQVNALDTTMEGELEELLEVVRKMHEVLVEAGSPSIISQIKIAHSPDGFSMDTLTEKYR, from the coding sequence ATGGCAAGTACATTACTCAGCATTCAAGTTATTCCCAAAACGCCGAACGGCGAGAACTCCTATCCATACGTAGACCGTGCCATCGAAGTGATTCAGCAATCCGGCCTGAAATATCAGGTCAATGCACTCGACACTACCATGGAAGGCGAACTGGAGGAGCTGCTGGAGGTTGTCCGTAAAATGCACGAAGTACTCGTGGAAGCTGGCAGCCCAAGCATTATCTCACAGATCAAAATTGCACATAGTCCAGACGGATTCAGCATGGATACGCTGACGGAGAAATACCGCTAA
- a CDS encoding ABC transporter permease, with protein MSSYFKSVWPPFVAVILFIAIWQGAVSLFHIEKWMLPAPSDIAHEAASQADRLGMHASATIQLTLIGFAAGTAVGLLIAMVLHLIPFLKSALYPLLILSQNIPTIALAPLLLIWFGFGLLPKLITIILVCFFPVAVAAMDGLTRTDAAMMNYMRMAGAKRRHIFWKLELPHALPSIFSGIKIAATYSVMGAIIAEWIGADKGIGYYMMLQKSAYRTDRLFVAIMIIVALSLLLFLLIALLEKLLVRWRPQKR; from the coding sequence ATGTCTTCCTATTTCAAAAGTGTATGGCCGCCCTTTGTGGCGGTTATTCTCTTTATTGCGATATGGCAGGGGGCGGTCTCCCTGTTCCATATTGAGAAATGGATGCTGCCTGCACCCTCTGACATTGCCCATGAAGCAGCTTCTCAAGCCGATCGACTTGGCATGCACGCTTCTGCAACAATTCAGTTAACACTCATCGGTTTTGCGGCAGGTACGGCCGTTGGTCTGCTGATTGCAATGGTGCTGCATCTGATCCCTTTTCTCAAATCGGCCTTGTATCCACTGCTTATTCTTAGTCAAAATATTCCGACCATCGCGCTCGCACCGCTTCTGCTGATCTGGTTCGGCTTCGGCCTGCTGCCCAAGCTGATTACGATCATTCTGGTCTGCTTCTTTCCAGTGGCCGTTGCGGCCATGGATGGGCTGACACGCACCGATGCTGCCATGATGAACTATATGCGTATGGCGGGTGCGAAGCGCCGTCATATCTTCTGGAAGCTGGAGCTTCCCCACGCTCTGCCGTCCATATTCTCGGGCATCAAAATCGCTGCGACATACAGCGTGATGGGCGCCATCATCGCCGAGTGGATCGGTGCTGACAAGGGCATCGGCTATTATATGATGCTGCAGAAGTCAGCGTATCGGACAGATCGTCTTTTTGTCGCCATTATGATTATCGTAGCGCTCAGCCTGCTGCTCTTCCTGCTGATCGCACTGCTGGAGAAACTGCTTGTCCGCTGGCGTCCACAGAAACGCTAG